One region of Polaribacter pectinis genomic DNA includes:
- a CDS encoding OmpA family protein has translation MRRIFIFILFSCLIATKSFGQFTTDEITYGNRIDLENSNSWAVGGGFSNFIMHGDLRSIGTGDDTNYLNFGGFLYVDKMFNPLLGLELKATYSQISGGAQYFNNSSLYYNIQYAESVTDLNNTNFKGRAYGAELNLIFSFTNLYQTTASKWHAAGYFGVGYHQYNSALYEYKNGDNIKIPDADFGKNPARNSQNEASSIYLSAQLGIKRRVNKRVDVEFRTGMYFNYEDHLDAAISRKQDWETFFVTSIGATVKLGKKKIFTIWGDENKGGGNAFKIIDTDKDGVMDQLDIEPNTPAGVMVYGNGKAVDSDKDGLPDYKDKCPLKYGPVSNEGCPLNVDSDGDGIMDGEDLCPNTPGTVENRGCPKQEAVQPSNINQQIGLLAASIYFDTNSDRIKSISFATIDKIITLMKQVPDVKFVIEGHTDDRNSDRYNLYLSQKRAASVRKYMIQQGIANERLDAKGFGESRPKFSNDNAGGRQLNRRVEIKPSGSLD, from the coding sequence ATGAGGAGAATTTTTATATTTATTTTATTTAGTTGCTTAATAGCAACCAAATCATTTGGTCAATTTACTACAGACGAAATTACTTACGGAAACAGAATCGATTTAGAAAATTCTAACAGCTGGGCTGTAGGTGGTGGGTTTAGCAATTTTATTATGCATGGTGATTTGCGTTCTATAGGAACAGGAGATGACACCAATTACCTAAACTTTGGTGGTTTCTTATATGTAGACAAAATGTTTAACCCTTTATTAGGTTTAGAATTAAAAGCTACATATAGTCAAATATCTGGTGGTGCACAGTACTTTAACAATTCTAGTCTTTACTACAATATACAATATGCTGAAAGCGTAACCGATTTAAATAATACAAATTTTAAAGGTAGAGCTTATGGTGCTGAATTAAACTTGATTTTCAGTTTTACAAACTTATACCAAACAACAGCAAGTAAATGGCATGCTGCTGGTTATTTTGGTGTTGGTTATCACCAATACAATTCAGCTTTATATGAATACAAAAATGGAGATAATATAAAAATACCTGATGCAGATTTTGGTAAAAACCCTGCTAGGAACAGTCAAAATGAGGCAAGTTCTATTTATTTATCTGCTCAATTAGGTATAAAAAGAAGAGTTAATAAACGTGTCGATGTTGAGTTTAGAACAGGAATGTATTTTAACTATGAAGATCATTTAGATGCTGCTATTTCTAGAAAACAAGATTGGGAAACATTTTTTGTAACTAGTATAGGTGCAACTGTTAAACTTGGTAAGAAAAAAATATTTACTATTTGGGGAGATGAAAATAAAGGTGGTGGAAATGCTTTTAAAATTATTGACACAGATAAAGATGGTGTAATGGATCAATTAGATATTGAACCTAATACACCTGCAGGTGTAATGGTATATGGTAATGGTAAAGCTGTAGATTCTGACAAAGATGGTTTACCAGACTATAAAGATAAATGTCCTCTTAAATACGGACCTGTTTCTAATGAAGGATGTCCATTAAATGTAGATTCTGATGGAGATGGAATTATGGATGGAGAAGACTTATGTCCTAACACACCAGGAACTGTAGAAAATAGAGGTTGTCCTAAACAAGAAGCTGTACAACCAAGTAACATTAACCAACAAATTGGCTTGTTAGCTGCAAGTATCTATTTTGATACAAATAGCGACAGAATTAAAAGTATTTCTTTTGCAACAATTGATAAAATTATAACATTAATGAAGCAAGTACCAGATGTTAAGTTTGTTATTGAAGGACATACAGATGATAGAAATAGCGATAGATATAACTTATACTTATCTCAAAAGAGAGCTGCATCTGTTAGAAAATATATGATTCAACAAGGTATTGCCAATGAGAGATTAGACGCTAAAGGTTTTGGTGAATCTAGACCAAAATTCTCAAACGACAATGCTGGTGGTAGACAGTTAAATAGAAGGGTAGAAATTAAACCTTCTGGCTCTTTAGATTAA
- the tig gene encoding trigger factor: MNITRENKDALNAVVKIDIVADDYQAKVDQLLTDYRKKADVPGFRKGHVPMGMIKKQYGKSIMIDEVNKLLQESLNKFITEEKIDILGNPLPRVQDDFNWDADKFSFEFELGLVPEFDVDLKSKKKVTEYKIIATKELLEEEVKNIQTRYGKMSPLEEVTKEANVTGTFVNEEKEINKKGTFLVSDLEGKKNEKKVVGAKVGDVIELETKKLFKDDHKLQAILGVAHEEIHDLDIKVTLTVEDITKTEPADLDQELFDKLFPDGSVKTASELKDKIKEDAEKQFAQQGDQQLLNAVTEHLVENTKFDLPAEFLQKWLATAGEKPLSPEEAKAEFEKSEKGLRYQLIEGKVMKDNDIKLDYAELVDYAKGFIRTQMAQFGNMNPEEKELDDIAGRILQNQEEAQKLQSQLISQKLLAFYKENMSFKSKELSYEDFIKEVYK, encoded by the coding sequence ATGAATATTACAAGAGAGAATAAAGATGCGTTAAACGCAGTTGTAAAGATTGATATTGTTGCAGACGATTATCAAGCAAAAGTAGACCAATTATTAACAGATTACCGTAAAAAGGCAGACGTTCCAGGTTTTAGAAAAGGGCATGTGCCAATGGGAATGATTAAAAAACAGTATGGTAAATCTATAATGATAGATGAGGTAAACAAGCTTTTACAAGAGTCTTTAAATAAATTTATTACAGAAGAAAAAATAGACATTTTAGGAAATCCGTTACCAAGAGTTCAAGACGATTTCAATTGGGATGCAGATAAATTTTCTTTTGAATTCGAATTAGGTTTAGTACCAGAATTCGATGTAGATTTAAAATCTAAAAAGAAAGTTACTGAATATAAAATCATTGCTACTAAAGAATTATTAGAAGAAGAAGTAAAGAATATTCAAACTCGTTATGGAAAAATGTCTCCTTTAGAAGAAGTTACTAAAGAAGCAAACGTAACAGGTACTTTCGTAAACGAAGAAAAAGAAATCAATAAAAAAGGAACTTTTTTAGTTAGCGATTTAGAGGGTAAGAAAAACGAAAAGAAAGTTGTTGGCGCTAAAGTTGGTGATGTAATTGAGTTAGAAACTAAAAAACTTTTTAAAGACGACCATAAGTTACAAGCTATTTTAGGTGTTGCTCACGAAGAAATTCACGATTTAGACATCAAAGTAACTTTAACTGTTGAAGATATTACAAAAACTGAACCTGCAGATTTAGATCAAGAATTGTTCGATAAATTATTTCCTGATGGAAGTGTAAAAACAGCATCAGAATTAAAGGACAAGATTAAAGAAGATGCAGAAAAGCAATTTGCACAGCAAGGAGATCAACAATTATTAAATGCAGTTACAGAACATTTAGTAGAAAATACAAAGTTCGATTTACCTGCAGAATTCTTGCAAAAGTGGTTAGCAACTGCTGGTGAAAAACCATTATCTCCAGAAGAAGCAAAAGCTGAATTTGAAAAATCTGAAAAAGGTTTACGTTATCAATTAATCGAAGGAAAAGTGATGAAAGATAACGACATCAAATTAGATTATGCAGAATTGGTAGACTATGCAAAAGGATTTATCCGCACGCAAATGGCACAATTTGGGAATATGAATCCAGAAGAAAAAGAATTGGACGATATTGCTGGTAGAATTTTACAAAACCAAGAAGAAGCTCAAAAATTACAGTCTCAATTAATTAGTCAGAAATTATTGGCTTTTTACAAAGAGAACATGAGTTTTAAATCGAAAGAACTTTCTTACGAAGATTTCATCAAAGAAGTTTATAAATAA
- the gldC gene encoding gliding motility protein GldC produces the protein MSVKHTSEIKFKIGLDENKVPEEISWIAKDGGINNEASKAIMVSVWDHKQKDTLRMDLWTKDMPVDEMKQFYHQTLVSMADSFERATDDAKMSATMRDFCDYFAEKLELKK, from the coding sequence ATGTCAGTAAAACATACTTCAGAAATAAAATTTAAGATTGGCTTAGATGAAAACAAAGTTCCAGAAGAAATCTCTTGGATTGCAAAAGATGGAGGAATAAATAATGAAGCATCTAAAGCAATAATGGTTTCAGTTTGGGATCATAAACAAAAAGATACTTTACGCATGGACTTATGGACTAAAGATATGCCTGTAGACGAAATGAAGCAATTCTATCATCAAACACTAGTATCTATGGCAGATAGTTTTGAACGTGCAACAGATGACGCTAAAATGAGTGCGACAATGCGTGATTTTTGCGACTACTTTGCTGAAAAGCTAGAATTAAAAAAGTAA
- the folK gene encoding 2-amino-4-hydroxy-6-hydroxymethyldihydropteridine diphosphokinase, with protein sequence MNIKHNTYLSLGTNQGNKFENLQNAINLIANEIGAVQKISSIYSTPAWGFDGDDFYNICIQVFTNQNPETLIISLLQIEKDLGRQRNNSGVYQNRNIDIDILLFDDEIILSKDLIVPHSKMLSRKFVMVPLAEIAPNINHPIEKKPITVCLQNIDDASEIEKIEKKLNRPIPLSEKYNYIAIEGNIGAGKTSLAKMMAEDFNAKLVLERFAENPFLPKFYEDKERYAFPLEMSFLADRYQQLSDDLAQFDLFKNFIISDYYIFKSLIFAQVTLQKEEYLLYRKMFDLMYKEITKPDLYVYLYQNTERLLENIKKRGRKYEQNIQPEYLEKIHNGYKSFINTEQNLNSLIIDVSELDFVNDSNNYNYIIKKIRSF encoded by the coding sequence ATGAATATAAAACATAATACATATTTATCTTTAGGAACAAACCAAGGGAATAAGTTTGAAAACCTTCAAAATGCAATAAATTTAATTGCAAATGAAATTGGTGCTGTTCAAAAAATATCCTCTATTTATAGCACACCTGCCTGGGGTTTTGATGGTGATGATTTTTATAATATCTGTATTCAAGTTTTTACAAATCAAAATCCAGAGACCTTAATTATTTCACTTTTACAAATTGAAAAAGATTTAGGAAGACAAAGAAACAATTCTGGAGTATATCAAAATAGAAATATAGATATTGATATTTTATTGTTTGATGATGAAATTATTTTATCAAAAGATCTAATTGTTCCTCATTCAAAAATGTTGAGTCGTAAATTTGTGATGGTTCCCTTGGCTGAAATTGCTCCGAACATAAATCATCCGATAGAAAAAAAACCAATTACTGTTTGTTTACAAAATATAGATGATGCTTCGGAAATAGAAAAAATTGAAAAAAAATTAAATCGTCCAATTCCGTTATCAGAAAAATATAATTATATAGCTATTGAAGGAAATATTGGTGCAGGAAAAACATCATTAGCAAAAATGATGGCAGAAGATTTTAATGCAAAATTAGTTTTAGAACGTTTTGCAGAAAATCCATTTTTACCAAAGTTTTACGAAGATAAAGAGCGTTATGCGTTCCCTTTAGAGATGAGTTTTCTTGCCGATAGATATCAACAGTTAAGCGATGATTTGGCTCAATTCGACTTATTTAAAAACTTTATAATTTCTGATTATTATATCTTTAAATCATTAATTTTTGCACAAGTAACACTTCAAAAAGAAGAATACTTATTGTACAGAAAAATGTTCGATTTAATGTACAAAGAAATTACAAAGCCAGATTTGTATGTATATTTGTACCAAAATACAGAGAGATTATTAGAAAATATTAAAAAAAGGGGAAGAAAATACGAGCAAAACATACAACCAGAGTATTTAGAAAAAATACATAATGGGTATAAAAGCTTTATAAACACTGAACAAAATCTAAATTCATTAATAATAGATGTGTCTGAATTAGATTTTGTAAACGATAGTAATAATTATAATTACATAATTAAGAAAATCAGGAGTTTTTAA
- the nadE gene encoding NAD(+) synthase, whose protein sequence is MKTEKVAEYIISWLKEYAENAKVKGFVVGVSGGIDSALTSTLCAKTGFPTLCVEMPIHQAQSQVTRAEEHIKQLKQKFSNVSEVRVDLTSTFEDFKNVVPAAESSPKVDLSLANTRARLRMTTLYYFAGLHSYLVAGTGNKVEDFGVGFYTKYGDGGVDLSPIADLMKSEVYDLAAFLDVPNSIQKAQPTDGLFGDSRTDEDQIGASYDELEWAMKMQDAGKTENDFSGREKEVYKIYERLNRINQHKMVPIPICEIPDNLK, encoded by the coding sequence ATGAAGACCGAAAAAGTTGCAGAATACATTATAAGTTGGTTAAAAGAATATGCTGAAAATGCAAAAGTAAAAGGATTTGTAGTTGGTGTTTCTGGTGGAATAGACTCTGCATTAACATCTACTTTATGCGCTAAAACGGGTTTTCCAACACTTTGTGTGGAAATGCCCATTCATCAGGCTCAAAGTCAAGTTACTAGGGCAGAAGAACATATTAAACAATTGAAACAAAAGTTTTCTAATGTTTCTGAAGTTAGAGTAGATTTAACTTCTACTTTCGAAGATTTTAAAAATGTAGTTCCAGCTGCAGAATCTTCTCCAAAAGTAGATTTGTCTTTAGCAAATACAAGAGCAAGGTTAAGAATGACAACCTTGTATTATTTTGCAGGTTTACATAGTTATTTGGTTGCAGGAACTGGAAATAAAGTAGAAGATTTTGGTGTTGGTTTTTATACTAAATATGGAGATGGAGGTGTAGATTTAAGTCCGATTGCAGATTTAATGAAATCTGAAGTGTATGATTTAGCAGCATTTTTAGATGTACCTAATTCCATACAAAAAGCGCAACCTACAGATGGTTTGTTTGGAGATAGCAGAACAGATGAAGATCAAATAGGTGCTTCTTATGACGAATTAGAATGGGCAATGAAAATGCAAGATGCAGGTAAAACTGAAAATGATTTTAGTGGAAGAGAAAAAGAGGTTTACAAAATCTATGAAAGATTAAATAGAATTAATCAACATAAAATGGTTCCAATTCCTATTTGTGAAATTCCTGATAATTTAAAATAA
- the dnaG gene encoding DNA primase has protein sequence MISRSTIDRVFESARVEEVIGEFVQLKKAGSNFKGLSPFVDEKSPSFMVSPVKQIWKDFSTGKGGNAVSFLMEHEHYTYPEALRWLAKKYNIEIEETEQTSEEKAQMNERESMFLVSKFAKDYFHETMLNSNKGKAIGLSYFKERGFTNETIEKFELGYCLDEWDGFTNAALAKGYDLKYLASTGLTIVKENKQFDRFKGRVMFPIHSMSGRILGFGGRILTADKKAAKYLNSPESDIYHKSKILYGLFQAKKEIAKQDNCYLVEGYTDVISFNQSGVENVVASSGTALTSDQIRLVNRLTKNITVLFDGDAAGVRASIRGIDLILEQGMNVKVVQFPDGEDPDSFAKKHSTAELKAYLEESAQDFINFKVSLLLQDSNNDPIKKASVIRDIVSSISKIPDGIQREVYVQECARIMDISERVLFSELAQLLKKDIQDKSKAAKKQSYSQPQDPNEPPPEYFLEQEQAQMGIVKGKSSSEKIDQLSILEKEIIRILLLYGNEEAEFIEEVETEDEEGKVTITNRKYNNNVSAEIYVHLQDDETEFTNVIFQEIYTEIIHQLNQLEKVETDSLVNHKNSEISNTVTSILMDEEKYQLSNWESKHIEVKKEIEVLPKLVIDAVFNLRRILIGKKIEELVKQAGEEMTIDLETIKGYTGLKIRLFEKLNRVV, from the coding sequence ATGATTTCAAGAAGTACCATAGACCGTGTTTTCGAATCTGCGAGAGTAGAAGAGGTTATTGGCGAATTTGTACAATTGAAAAAAGCAGGAAGTAACTTTAAAGGTTTAAGTCCGTTTGTAGACGAGAAATCACCTTCATTTATGGTTTCACCTGTAAAACAAATCTGGAAAGATTTCTCTACAGGAAAAGGAGGAAACGCAGTTTCATTTTTAATGGAACATGAACATTATACGTATCCAGAAGCGTTACGTTGGTTGGCCAAAAAGTATAATATAGAAATCGAAGAAACCGAGCAAACATCTGAAGAAAAAGCGCAGATGAATGAGCGAGAAAGTATGTTTTTGGTCTCTAAATTCGCCAAAGATTATTTTCATGAAACCATGCTAAATTCCAACAAAGGAAAAGCAATCGGACTTTCATATTTTAAAGAACGAGGTTTTACAAACGAAACCATAGAAAAGTTTGAATTAGGCTATTGTTTAGACGAATGGGATGGTTTTACAAACGCAGCTTTGGCAAAAGGTTACGATTTAAAATATTTAGCTTCCACAGGTTTAACCATTGTAAAAGAAAACAAACAATTCGACCGTTTTAAAGGACGTGTAATGTTTCCTATACATTCCATGTCTGGGCGTATTTTAGGTTTTGGAGGACGAATTTTAACTGCAGATAAAAAAGCAGCAAAATATCTAAATTCACCAGAAAGCGATATTTACCACAAGAGTAAAATTTTATACGGATTATTTCAAGCCAAAAAAGAAATCGCAAAACAAGACAATTGTTATTTGGTAGAAGGGTATACAGATGTAATTTCTTTCAATCAATCTGGCGTAGAAAATGTGGTTGCTTCTTCAGGAACAGCTTTAACATCCGACCAAATTCGTTTGGTAAACAGATTAACAAAAAATATTACAGTTCTTTTCGATGGAGATGCTGCAGGAGTTAGAGCTTCCATTCGTGGAATCGATTTAATTCTAGAACAAGGAATGAATGTAAAAGTCGTTCAGTTTCCAGATGGCGAAGATCCAGATAGTTTTGCTAAAAAACATTCAACAGCCGAATTAAAAGCATATTTAGAGGAATCTGCACAAGATTTTATCAATTTTAAGGTGTCACTTTTATTACAAGACTCTAATAATGATCCTATTAAAAAAGCGAGTGTAATAAGAGATATTGTAAGTAGCATTTCTAAAATTCCAGATGGCATTCAGCGAGAAGTTTATGTGCAAGAATGTGCTCGAATTATGGATATTTCTGAACGTGTTTTATTTAGTGAGTTAGCACAATTATTAAAAAAGGATATTCAAGATAAAAGTAAAGCTGCTAAAAAACAGAGTTATTCTCAACCTCAAGACCCAAATGAACCACCACCAGAATATTTTTTAGAGCAAGAACAGGCTCAAATGGGAATTGTAAAAGGAAAATCTTCTTCAGAAAAAATAGATCAATTGTCTATTTTAGAGAAAGAAATTATTCGAATTTTACTGTTATATGGTAATGAAGAAGCAGAATTTATCGAAGAAGTAGAAACAGAAGATGAAGAAGGAAAAGTTACAATAACAAATAGAAAATATAATAACAATGTTTCAGCAGAAATTTATGTGCATTTGCAAGATGATGAAACAGAATTTACAAATGTTATTTTTCAAGAGATTTATACTGAAATAATTCATCAACTAAATCAATTAGAAAAAGTTGAAACAGATTCTTTAGTAAATCATAAAAATTCTGAAATATCAAATACAGTTACTTCTATTTTAATGGATGAAGAAAAATACCAATTAAGTAATTGGGAAAGTAAACATATTGAAGTAAAAAAGGAAATTGAAGTACTTCCAAAATTAGTAATAGATGCCGTTTTTAATTTGAGAAGAATTTTAATAGGGAAGAAAATTGAGGAGTTGGTAAAGCAAGCTGGTGAAGAGATGACAATAGATTTGGAAACTATAAAAGGTTATACTGGCTTAAAAATCAGACTCTTTGAAAAGCTAAATAGAGTTGTTTAA
- a CDS encoding phage holin family protein — protein sequence MKTFLKILLTAVAVIVLANILPGISVAGYVSAIIVAVVISLLNMIVRPLLIFFTLPATIVTFGLFIFVINAIIILLADKLVDGFAVSGFWAALFFSILLSIFRSALFSLLKDDRKQLN from the coding sequence ATGAAAACATTTTTAAAAATATTATTAACTGCAGTTGCAGTTATTGTTTTAGCTAATATTTTACCAGGAATTTCTGTTGCAGGTTATGTGTCAGCAATCATTGTAGCAGTAGTAATTTCGTTATTAAACATGATTGTAAGACCCTTATTAATATTCTTTACGTTACCAGCTACTATTGTTACGTTTGGCTTATTTATTTTTGTAATAAATGCAATTATAATTTTATTGGCAGATAAATTAGTTGATGGTTTTGCAGTTTCAGGATTCTGGGCAGCCTTATTCTTTAGTATTTTATTGTCGATATTTAGATCGGCTTTATTTTCGCTTTTAAAAGATGATAGAAAACAGTTGAATTAA
- the gldB gene encoding gliding motility lipoprotein GldB translates to MRFFITVFIVLLMFLSCNSDKNKKIDVSDIDVNFSVERFDVDFYTSTKETLPRLKEKYPFFFPNEITDSISLSKIANADEQELFSETQKIYKDFSSRKNELTSLFKHVKYYNPKFKAPNVITMLTNIDYDSRVIYADSLLIISLDVYLGKNHQFYADYPNYIKENNTKGHLIVDVANTLIEKQISTSINRDFLGKIIHEGKKMYLLDMYLPEVSNKEKIGFEQDKLNWAIANEEQIWMYFIEKELLYSTDTKLNKRFIDKAPFSKFYMEQDNLSPGRIGVWLGWQIVRSYMNHNDVSLQELLKINATDLFNKSKYKPKK, encoded by the coding sequence ATGAGGTTTTTTATAACAGTTTTTATCGTTTTATTAATGTTTTTATCATGTAATTCAGATAAAAATAAGAAAATTGATGTTTCTGATATTGATGTAAACTTTTCCGTAGAAAGATTTGATGTAGATTTTTATACTTCAACAAAAGAAACATTGCCAAGGTTAAAAGAGAAATACCCGTTCTTTTTCCCTAATGAAATTACAGATAGTATTTCTTTATCAAAAATTGCTAATGCAGATGAGCAAGAATTATTTTCTGAAACTCAAAAAATATATAAAGACTTTTCTTCAAGGAAAAACGAGCTAACATCATTATTTAAACATGTAAAATATTACAACCCAAAATTTAAAGCACCAAATGTAATAACAATGCTAACTAACATAGATTATGATAGTAGGGTTATTTATGCAGATAGTTTACTAATAATATCTTTAGATGTTTATTTAGGTAAGAACCACCAATTTTATGCAGATTATCCTAATTATATTAAAGAAAACAATACTAAAGGACATTTAATTGTAGATGTTGCTAACACACTTATTGAGAAACAAATATCAACATCTATTAATAGAGATTTTTTAGGTAAAATTATTCATGAAGGAAAAAAAATGTATTTACTAGATATGTATTTACCAGAAGTTTCTAATAAAGAAAAAATTGGTTTTGAGCAAGATAAACTGAATTGGGCAATTGCTAATGAAGAACAAATTTGGATGTATTTTATTGAAAAAGAATTATTATACAGTACGGATACCAAGTTAAATAAAAGGTTTATTGATAAAGCTCCTTTTTCTAAATTTTATATGGAACAAGATAATTTATCTCCTGGTAGAATAGGTGTTTGGTTAGGTTGGCAAATTGTACGTTCTTATATGAACCATAATGATGTATCTTTGCAAGAATTATTAAAAATAAATGCAACAGATTTATTTAATAAATCTAAATACAAACCAAAAAAATAA
- the clpP gene encoding ATP-dependent Clp endopeptidase proteolytic subunit ClpP, producing the protein MDYGKEFEKYATKHHGISSTNYTKITSSLTPYIMEERQMNITQMDVFSRLMMDRIIFLGTGINDQVANIIQAQLLFLESVDANKDISIYINSPGGGVYAGLGIYDTMQFIKPDVATICTGMAASMGAVLMCAGEKGKRSALPHSRIMIHQPLGGAQGQASDIEITAREILKLKDELYAIIANHSGQSIEKVHNDSDRDYWMKADEAKTYGMIDEILARKK; encoded by the coding sequence ATGGATTACGGAAAAGAGTTCGAAAAATACGCAACAAAACATCACGGAATTAGTAGTACTAATTATACAAAAATAACAAGTAGTTTAACGCCATATATTATGGAAGAACGTCAAATGAACATCACACAAATGGATGTTTTTTCACGTTTAATGATGGATAGAATTATTTTTTTAGGAACAGGAATTAACGACCAAGTTGCTAATATTATTCAAGCACAATTATTGTTTTTAGAAAGTGTAGATGCTAATAAAGACATTTCAATATATATCAATTCTCCAGGAGGAGGCGTTTATGCAGGTTTAGGTATTTATGATACTATGCAGTTTATAAAACCAGATGTTGCAACAATTTGTACAGGAATGGCAGCTTCTATGGGAGCAGTTTTAATGTGTGCAGGAGAAAAAGGAAAACGTTCTGCGTTACCACATTCAAGAATTATGATTCACCAACCATTAGGAGGTGCTCAAGGACAAGCTTCTGATATTGAAATTACTGCAAGAGAAATCTTAAAGTTGAAAGATGAATTGTATGCAATTATAGCAAATCATTCAGGGCAATCAATCGAAAAAGTTCACAACGATTCAGATAGAGATTATTGGATGAAAGCAGATGAAGCTAAAACATACGGAATGATTGATGAAATTTTAGCAAGAAAAAAATAG
- the clpX gene encoding ATP-dependent Clp protease ATP-binding subunit ClpX encodes MSKEENLECSFCGRKKAETDLLIAGMDAHICDKCIEQAHGIVEEEVSEAKTSSLSKDLTLKKPLQIKEFLDQYIIGQDETKRSMAVAVYNHYKRLLQTKDDEDEVEIEKSNIVLVGETGTGKTLVAKTIAKMLNVPFSIVDATVLTQAGYVGEDVESILSRLLQAADYDVEKAQRGIVFIDEIDKIARKGDNPSITRDVSGEGVQQALLKLLEGTVVNVAPKGGRKHPEQKFVEVDTKEILFIAGGAFSGIERIISKRLNMQAVGFSASLDDDKVDEENLLQYIIPSDLKAFGLIPEIIGRLPVLSYMNPLDATTLRAILTEPKNSIIKQYSKLFTMDDVAFTIEEDALNYIVEKAVEYKLGARGLRSLCEAIFTDAMFELPSSDEKEFNVTKEYAEAKLTNTTLKKLRAAS; translated from the coding sequence ATGTCAAAAGAAGAAAATTTAGAATGTTCGTTTTGCGGACGAAAAAAAGCAGAAACCGACTTGCTAATTGCAGGAATGGATGCTCATATTTGCGATAAATGTATAGAACAAGCGCATGGAATTGTAGAAGAAGAGGTTTCTGAAGCAAAAACAAGTAGCTTGTCGAAAGATTTAACGCTAAAAAAACCTTTACAAATCAAGGAATTTTTAGACCAATATATCATTGGGCAAGATGAAACAAAACGTTCTATGGCAGTGGCTGTATATAATCATTATAAAAGATTATTGCAGACAAAAGATGATGAAGATGAAGTAGAAATCGAAAAATCGAACATTGTTTTAGTGGGAGAAACAGGTACAGGAAAAACATTGGTTGCAAAAACAATTGCAAAAATGTTAAATGTTCCTTTTTCAATTGTAGATGCGACTGTTTTAACGCAAGCAGGTTATGTTGGGGAAGATGTAGAAAGCATTTTAAGTCGTCTTTTACAAGCTGCAGATTACGATGTAGAAAAAGCACAAAGAGGAATTGTTTTTATAGATGAAATTGATAAAATCGCCAGAAAAGGAGACAATCCGTCAATTACAAGAGACGTTTCTGGAGAAGGTGTACAGCAAGCTTTACTTAAATTATTAGAAGGAACTGTTGTAAATGTGGCACCAAAAGGCGGAAGAAAACATCCTGAACAAAAATTTGTAGAAGTAGACACCAAAGAGATTTTATTTATTGCAGGAGGTGCATTTTCAGGAATCGAAAGAATTATTAGCAAGCGTTTAAATATGCAGGCTGTAGGTTTTAGCGCATCTTTAGATGACGATAAAGTTGATGAGGAAAACTTATTACAATACATCATTCCATCAGACTTAAAAGCGTTTGGTTTAATTCCAGAAATTATTGGACGTTTACCAGTTTTAAGTTATATGAATCCTTTAGATGCGACTACGTTAAGAGCGATTTTAACAGAGCCTAAAAACTCGATAATTAAACAATATTCGAAGCTGTTTACAATGGACGATGTTGCTTTTACTATTGAAGAAGATGCTTTAAATTACATCGTAGAAAAAGCCGTAGAATATAAATTGGGTGCAAGAGGTTTACGTTCTTTATGTGAAGCGATTTTTACAGATGCAATGTTCGAGTTACCAAGTTCAGATGAGAAGGAATTCAACGTAACCAAAGAATACGCAGAAGCAAAATTGACGAATACAACATTAAAAAAGTTAAGAGCCGCTTCTTAA